GTGAACCGCGCATAGGTCTCCCCGTCCCGCGCCCCCGGGCGGAACGCTGCCACCCGGTGGCAGTTCTGGAAGGCCAGGGCCACGTCGAAGTGGCGTTCCAGGCTGGTGCGGATGGCGTCGCTGGCGAGGGCGCGAAGGAGTTGGCCGCGTTCCTGTTCGGAGGCGGGAGGGGTCTGGTTGTCGGTGAACTCGCCGATGCCGGCGTGGAGTCGGGTGGCGAGGGAGGCGACGAGGTCGTACGCGTAGGGGAGGGACGTGCGGACGGTGTCCACGAAATCCTCCTCGCGGACGGCGCCCGCTTCGGCCTCGGCGAGGAGCTTGGGGGAGACGTCGAGAGACATGTGTGTCCTGTTCTTCTGGTTCTTCTGGTTCTTCTGGAAAAAAGGGGGAGGGGCGGCTCGTCGGGCGAGGCTTGTCAGGCGAGGGACGCCGGGCCCGGGGTGAAGTCCGGGTCCACCTGGGCCGCCAGGTTCTGGCCCGTCGCCCGGTCCGCCCAGGCGTGGGCGTTGCGGAGGTGGAACTGAACGGCGTGGCGGTGGAGGGCCGGCCAGTCCTTCGTGCGGGCGTCGACGTGCTCGCGCAGCACCGTCAGAGCGTGGCGGTTGGTCTCCTCCAACTCGCCCTGGGGACTGCCTTGTTCGGCGGAGCGCACCCAGGGGGAGTGGACCAGGTGGGTGAGGAGGTCGTCGCCCACCTGGTCCTTGAGGAAGAGGAGGTCCTCCTCGCCGGTCACCTTGTTGCCGATCACGGCGAGCGGGATGTCGAACTCGCGGGCGTGGTCGCGGTACTGGCGGTAGACCGAGACGCCCTTGCGGGTGGGTTCGGCCACCAGGAAGGTCATGTCGAAGCGGGTGAACAGGCCGGAGGCGAAGGCGTCGGCGCCGGCCGTCATGTCGACGACGACGTACTCGCCGGGGCCGTCGACCAGGTGCCCGAGGTAGAGCTCGACGGCGCCGAGCTTGGAGTGGTAGCAGGCCACCCCGAGGTCGCTCTCGTCGAACTCGCCGGTGACCATCAGCGGCACGCCGCCCACCTGCCGGACATGGCGGGCGTGCAGTTCGTCGTCGCCCAACAGGCGCAGGAGGCGTGAACCGCGGCCCGGCGGGGTCGTCTTGATCATCGCCTCGCGGGAGGCGATGCGCGGGTTGGCGCCGCGCAGCAGGTCCTTGATCTCGCCCAGGCGGGCGGCCAGGGGAGGGGCGGCGAAAGGTGTCCGCAGCGCGGGGTCGAGCGCCTCGGCCAGGTGCTGGTTGATGTCGGCGTCGACGGCCAGCACCGGTGCGCCGGAACGCGCCAGGCGCCGGGCGAACAGGGCCGACAGCGTCGTCTTGCCGCTGCCGCCCTTCCCCACGAAGGCGATGCGCATCACAGCACCGCCTTGTTGAAAATGAATGTCATGTGGCTAGGTTTAGGGCTGCGCCGTGATCTCTGTCAAGTCCGGAGGCGCATCGGGAGTGATCTTCCGGCCCGGCTTAATGCATATGATGTGCAAGTGCGTGACTACTGCATACGGCCCGCGGGCCCAGACGACCTCGACGGAGCCCGAGCGGTCATGCTCGACACCGTCTACCGCGACTTCGGCACCGGCTATGTGCCCCGCTGGCACGGCGACGTCATCGACCCCGCCGCCGCGTACCTCGCCCCCGCCCGCCACACCCTGCTGGTCGCACTCGACGGCGACGGCGAGGACGGCGCGGTCGTCGCCACCGCCGCCCTGGACTCCCGCGGTCCCGTGCACCCGCCGAACCCGCGCCATGTCGCCGAGCGGTATCCCTCCGGCACGACCGCGCAGTTGCGCCGGGTCTACGTCCGCCGTGAGCACCGCAGGCGCGGCCTCGCCCGGCGGCTCGTGGCCGAACTGCTCGCATTCGCCGCCGCGGAGGGCGGCTATCGGGCCGTCTACCTGCACACGGACCCGTCCGTGGAGGGCGCCGAGGGGTTCTGGCGCTCGCTCGGCAAGGTCGTGCACGACGAACGCGAGGACCCGGGCGGCTTGGGGATCGTGCACTTCGACGTCCCCCTCGACGTCCCCCTCGGCACCTCTCTCGGCACCCCCCTCGACGCTTGCCCCGGCCTCCCCCCCCGGGCCTCCCCCTGGGTGTCCCCGTCGACCTTCCCTTCGGCGCCCCGAGCCCCACCGCCCCCTCCCCCCACTCCCACGCGCGCACTCCCTAGGCCGGTACCCCATGCACCTCCCCCTCCGTCCCAGCCCTCCCCGCTCCCGTCCCCGCCGCTCCCTCTCCGCGCTCCTGCTCACCCCCCTCCTCGCCGGCTGCTTCGCCTCCGGTGGCGACGGCGGCGGGGCGTCCGACGCCGAGGACGGGACCCGGCTGCGCGTCGCCCTCGCCTTCCCGCCCGCCGAGAACCTCTCCCCGTACGGCGCCGACGCCACGATCCTCAGCCGGCTCGGCGTCACCGAGGGACTGACCGCGCTCGACGCCAACGGCGCAGCCGCCCCCGCGCTCGCCGCGTCCTGGCGGCGCGAGGACGACCGCAGCTGGCTGTTCACCTTGCGCGAGGCGTCCTTCCAGGACGGCGCCGACGTCACTCCCGCCGCGGTCGTCACCGCCCTCACCCACGCCACGAAGGCCAAGCCCGTTCCCGCCGCCCTCGCCGGCGGCACCCTCACGGTCGAGACGGACGGCGACACCGGCGTACGGATCATCACCGCCGACCCCGATCCCGTACTGCCCCTGCGCCTGAGCAGCCCCAGCCTCGCCGTCCTCTCCCCGAAGGCGTACGACGGGGACGGCGTCGGCGACGGGAACGGCGGCAAGGACGGGAAGGGCGTCGTCGATCCGGTCGGCACCGCCACCGGGCCGTTCGAGCTCACCGAGGTCGCCGGCGCCACCGCCGCCGACCTCGACCGCTTCGACGACTACTGGGGCGGCCGCGCCCAGGCCGCCGGGATCGACGCACGGTTCATCGCCGACGGCACCGCCCGCGCC
This window of the Streptomyces sp. NBC_01275 genome carries:
- a CDS encoding SCO5389 family protein, whose amino-acid sequence is MSLDVSPKLLAEAEAGAVREEDFVDTVRTSLPYAYDLVASLATRLHAGIGEFTDNQTPPASEQERGQLLRALASDAIRTSLERHFDVALAFQNCHRVAAFRPGARDGETYARFTSARAQVLNQSAELRDC
- a CDS encoding ArsA-related P-loop ATPase, encoding MRIAFVGKGGSGKTTLSALFARRLARSGAPVLAVDADINQHLAEALDPALRTPFAAPPLAARLGEIKDLLRGANPRIASREAMIKTTPPGRGSRLLRLLGDDELHARHVRQVGGVPLMVTGEFDESDLGVACYHSKLGAVELYLGHLVDGPGEYVVVDMTAGADAFASGLFTRFDMTFLVAEPTRKGVSVYRQYRDHAREFDIPLAVIGNKVTGEEDLLFLKDQVGDDLLTHLVHSPWVRSAEQGSPQGELEETNRHALTVLREHVDARTKDWPALHRHAVQFHLRNAHAWADRATGQNLAAQVDPDFTPGPASLA